The genome window TTTCGATGACGCGGGAGTATGACTCCAGGGGCTCGAGCTTCTTGTTGATGAGAATGAACATAGATATCCCGACGGCCACAAGGCCGAGGATGGATATCAGAATCATCACGATGCCGGAACCCAGGATCCTGCCGTCTATGTCCGAGAGGTATATCGTTGCCAGGGTGTTGAAACCATACCGTTCGCTTTTTTTATTGAGCTGGATTTTGTGTTTTCCCTCCCATACATATTCAAGGATCGATCCGCTGGGGAGTTTTACCAGTTTTTTGCCCCAGTCGAATTTTTTCGCGTCTGTCATGAGAATCTTGCTCTGGGGATGGGCCATACACAGAAAGTCCCGGTCGACAATGTAGGTATAACCGGTGTCGCCTATTTTCTCCTGGCCTATGAGGCGCTTGGTCGCGGCGGCAAGGTCAAATGAGAGACCCATGACACATGTCGTCACCTTGCCATCCTTGATGGGGACGCACATGACCATTGCAGGCTTGCCGTTCACGGGCGACAGGTGGGCCCCGCTCAGGGTCGTCTCGCCCTTTTGGGACCGGGTGATGCAATCGGCTATTTCGGTTTGCGTTATCCGGCCGCCGGCCAGGGCGGGCGTGGAACCGCTGAGTATGGCCGGTGCCGCCCCGGCAGTGGCTATGAAGGCGTATTCGTAGTAATCGCTCTGGCTTACAAGCTTTTTAAGAAGGGCGCCATGGTTCCCGGCGCCCCGGGCGCGGCCGATCCCGGCGTCGGCGGCCAGGAGCTTCATTTCAGCCGCTTTCTCGTCAATGAGGGTTTCCACGTTCTTTTCTATCGTGGACGAGCTCTTCCGCATCTCCTCTATGAACATGTTCTTTATCAGGTTGTGGCTCAGGTTTAAGATCGCGCCTGATATGAATATCAGCATGAGCACGATATACGATATGACGATGTAGGTGAGGGGCAGCGATAGGCGTTTTTTCTTTTCTTTTGATGTATCTATGTCGCGGTTAAGGGCCCCCAGGTCGGCGATAGACTCGATGAACCGTTCCGACATGCGGTAATAGAGAATGGCGCTGAGGACCGTATTGAACAGCAGCAGCGCCACCATGTTAAAGAATTGCACGCCTGACACATCGGTGAGGAGATGGACAAAGATTATGAAGGCGGGCATGATGAGACACCATCGCAGGACCGCCATGAAGCTGTGCATGAAGGGAAAAGCGAAAAATGCCTTGCGCGAGGCTCGATATTCTTCTTCCTCTACCTGAATTCCGTTAACCCATTTTATGAACGTTTCCTTGAATCCCCCAATGGTGCGCCTGTTTATTATTACGGACGAAATCAGCGCCGCAACGGTCCCAACGGCAAGGGCGCCGATGAAGATAAGGTTTTTCTGAATTCCCATGTTGAGCTGGTACAGTAAGATCGCCGTTGTTACAGGGACCAGAATGCAATAACTGATACCTTCGGAATAGATCAACATCCGTTTCATGGCGGTGTTGAAGGAGGCCATTTTTATTTCTGATTCGTTCATTGAATTCTCCATTATATTCAACGTGATCTCTTGGGTATAGGTTATGAAGGGCTTGCTATACGGTTATCGTCATTGTATCAAGATAGTACAAGCCTGGCCGGAATAATAGTATTATTTGTAGCATATACTCAAATCTTACTATTTTATCGTTAATCGTCAAACTCTTTTTTTCTCATCATTACCGCTCACCTTGTTCCGGAACCGGGTGAAAATTTTTTACCGATGCCGGGGCATGATGATTATATATTTATTTGAAAGAATTTCAGGGTTTTTGTATCATTGGTTGTATCCGGTCCTTTTGAACGCATGGTTACCCTGGTTTGAGACGGCCCGTATCCACAAGAAGGCAGCCGGTGAGTAGAGCAATAAGCAAGGTCCATGATTGTATGATCTGATGATCTGATGCCATGAGGGAGAATAATGGAAAAGAAATTTCTATCAATAGCGGTACTCGCCGTATTTATTTCAGGCTGCTCCACCGGCGTTATAGAAGACGGCAGGAACAGCGGCGCTGACCGTTGCGTAAAGGGAAATTGCGTGAACGGCACCGGGACCTTTCATTATTCCGATGGGAAAATATATGAAGGGCAGTGGAAAGAGGGGAGCCCCGACGGGAAAGGCGTGATAACCCTTTCCGACGGCTCCAGGTACGCGGGGATGTGGAAAAACGGTTTCAAGAACGGCCAGGGGACCCTGACCAATCCCAATGATGACAGACTGTCCGGTATCTGGAAAGACGATAAGCTTCTCCTGGGCTATGTGGTCATCACCTTCCCGGACGGGACCCGTTATGAAGGCCAATGGAGGAACAGGGGGATCGGCGGCAGGGGTGTCATGGACTATCCCGACGGCGGCAGGTACGAGGGAGAGTGGAAGGATGGCAAGCGAGACGGTACGGGAACCTTCACGACCCGG of Spirochaetota bacterium contains these proteins:
- a CDS encoding molecular chaperone Tir — translated: MEKKFLSIAVLAVFISGCSTGVIEDGRNSGADRCVKGNCVNGTGTFHYSDGKIYEGQWKEGSPDGKGVITLSDGSRYAGMWKNGFKNGQGTLTNPNDDRLSGIWKDDKLLLGYVVITFPDGTRYEGQWRNRGIGGRGVMDYPDGGRYEGEWKDGKRDGTGTFTTRAGFSYSGQWKDDRCHGKGTMESGDGSVYSGQWLNGVFNGEGTMTYPDGSRYRGGWKDGKYDGIGAFTSPLGERHTGQWKDGKPHGKGTHMQHTGRMYKGDWKDGKPHGWGASYDAKGRLEFEGRWVNGEFVGK
- a CDS encoding methyl-accepting chemotaxis protein gives rise to the protein MNESEIKMASFNTAMKRMLIYSEGISYCILVPVTTAILLYQLNMGIQKNLIFIGALAVGTVAALISSVIINRRTIGGFKETFIKWVNGIQVEEEEYRASRKAFFAFPFMHSFMAVLRWCLIMPAFIIFVHLLTDVSGVQFFNMVALLLFNTVLSAILYYRMSERFIESIADLGALNRDIDTSKEKKKRLSLPLTYIVISYIVLMLIFISGAILNLSHNLIKNMFIEEMRKSSSTIEKNVETLIDEKAAEMKLLAADAGIGRARGAGNHGALLKKLVSQSDYYEYAFIATAGAAPAILSGSTPALAGGRITQTEIADCITRSQKGETTLSGAHLSPVNGKPAMVMCVPIKDGKVTTCVMGLSFDLAAATKRLIGQEKIGDTGYTYIVDRDFLCMAHPQSKILMTDAKKFDWGKKLVKLPSGSILEYVWEGKHKIQLNKKSERYGFNTLATIYLSDIDGRILGSGIVMILISILGLVAVGISMFILINKKLEPLESYSRVIENIAQGDLNQRLTVLSDDEVGRMSIKLISFMRRLRHALRNIKNISDELASSSTEMSATVMTFSDNAQNQASSAEEVTATVEEMAAGMDSVTNGALIQYESMDTLGKQLADLSGKIDEMNVKIQNAFSIADRVAGKAHDGEQLLKEMSVSMSKIIESSNEMTNILGIITGISEQINLLSLNASIEAARAGEAGRGFAVVADEVSKLADQTATSIKDIDRHIKNNAEETARGITNSQKTVETISMIIEGVTTMRSMMSSITEFMRAQTEINQNVNKKAEYAGSLSNDIRVATEEQKNAVNEIVKSVTNINELTQANASGSEELSGTSENLASMAEALKQAVDYFKV